A genomic window from Pseudomonas argentinensis includes:
- a CDS encoding DUF4398 domain-containing protein, which translates to MRLTEQVVEQARTVAAGDTLAELSQAEEKLAHAQAAMTAGAYRTARVQAEQAELDARLAEARVLTLRSQAQLTELNRRIGRLRDQLGAMP; encoded by the coding sequence ATGCGTCTGACCGAACAGGTGGTCGAGCAGGCGCGTACCGTGGCTGCCGGCGATACCCTTGCCGAGTTGAGCCAGGCCGAAGAAAAACTCGCCCACGCCCAGGCCGCCATGACAGCCGGCGCCTACCGCACGGCGCGGGTGCAGGCCGAACAGGCCGAGCTGGATGCGCGCCTGGCCGAGGCCCGGGTGCTGACGCTGCGCAGCCAGGCGCAGTTGACCGAACTCAACCGCCGTATCGGGCGTTTGCGTGATCAGCTGGGAGCCATGCCATGA
- a CDS encoding OmpA family protein — MSPLRVGALALMSLAMGGCAGLGDEHTADLDAARASFQAVKEDPQVLRSAPKDVIRAGESLGRAERLAGYWGSADDVAHYAYLSQRYSEIAREHAKLALDQERAARLELERQRLQLALREAKLVSVQEQNAWLEEQIVNLATAQTDRGLVMTLGDVLFDAGEARLKASANRTVLKLVQFLQLNPRRTVRIEGYSDSSGKREENLALSRARAQTVADALIDLGIDAKRIEVQGFGESFPVAENASAKGRAQNRRVEILFSDEQGRLGATR; from the coding sequence ATGAGCCCGCTACGTGTTGGCGCCCTGGCGCTGATGAGCCTGGCCATGGGCGGTTGTGCCGGCCTCGGTGATGAGCATACGGCCGATCTGGACGCGGCCCGTGCCAGCTTTCAGGCCGTGAAGGAAGACCCGCAGGTGCTGCGCAGCGCACCCAAGGACGTGATTCGCGCCGGCGAGTCCCTGGGCCGGGCCGAGCGGCTTGCCGGCTACTGGGGCAGCGCCGACGACGTCGCCCACTACGCCTACCTGAGCCAGCGCTACAGCGAGATCGCCCGGGAGCATGCCAAGCTTGCCCTGGATCAGGAGCGAGCGGCGCGCCTGGAACTGGAACGGCAGCGCCTGCAACTGGCGCTGCGCGAGGCCAAGCTGGTCAGTGTGCAGGAGCAAAACGCCTGGCTGGAAGAGCAGATCGTCAACCTGGCCACGGCACAAACCGATCGCGGCCTGGTGATGACCCTGGGTGACGTGCTGTTCGATGCCGGCGAAGCGCGCCTCAAGGCCAGTGCCAACCGCACCGTGCTCAAGCTGGTGCAGTTTCTCCAGCTCAACCCGCGGCGCACCGTGCGCATCGAAGGCTACAGCGACAGCAGCGGCAAGCGTGAAGAGAACCTGGCGTTGTCCCGAGCGCGGGCACAAACCGTCGCCGATGCGCTGATCGACCTGGGCATCGATGCCAAGCGTATCGAAGTGCAGGGTTTCGGCGAGAGCTTCCCGGTGGCGGAAAACGCCTCGGCCAAGGGACGGGCGCAGAACAGGCGGGTGGAGATCCTGTTCTCCGACGAACAGGGGCGCCTGGGCGCCACGCGCTGA
- a CDS encoding PLP-dependent aminotransferase family protein, producing MTNLLLYQRIAQQLADDIRRGVYQPGERVPSVRKMSAQLSVSHATVLQAYANLEDLGLIRARPQSGFYVHQTPALTADTPDIARVERPGLVTRSSIINQVLGEARREGVFPLGAAVPHVDYLPVRALHQQLAKVTRFQSPRAFSYMFSPGFEPLRRQVAIRMRDAGVLVDPCEVVITHGCVDALQMSLRVLTRPGDLIATESPTYYGLLQLADLLGLKVIEIPSDPTTGISVEALQLAASQWPIKALVLTARLSNPLGGTIPEARQKQLLRLASDFDIQIVEDDIYGELMFEQGRTKALKAGDLEGRVVYCSSFSKTLSPGVRIGWIIAGKYQDEVQRLQMFTTHSACSVTQMAVAAYLENGGYDRHLRHIRQEYRKNLSAFQLAIQQYFPEGTQITRPNGGFILWVSLPARVNTKDLHISALQQGISIAPGLIFSNTEQFNHCVRINCGIPWNREAERALMTLGMLATQLCQEAS from the coding sequence ATGACCAATCTGTTGCTTTATCAGCGTATCGCTCAACAGCTGGCGGATGACATCCGCCGCGGCGTCTATCAGCCCGGCGAGCGGGTGCCCTCGGTACGCAAGATGAGCGCGCAGCTCAGCGTCAGCCATGCCACGGTGCTGCAGGCCTATGCCAACCTGGAGGATCTCGGCCTGATCCGCGCGCGGCCGCAGTCCGGCTTCTACGTGCACCAGACGCCGGCGCTGACCGCCGACACGCCGGATATCGCCCGGGTCGAGCGGCCTGGCCTGGTGACGCGCAGCAGCATCATCAACCAGGTGCTCGGCGAAGCACGTCGTGAAGGTGTTTTCCCACTCGGCGCCGCGGTGCCTCATGTCGACTACCTGCCGGTGCGTGCGCTGCACCAGCAGCTCGCCAAGGTCACCCGTTTCCAGAGCCCGCGGGCGTTCAGCTACATGTTCAGCCCGGGATTCGAGCCGCTGCGCCGCCAGGTGGCGATTCGCATGCGCGATGCCGGTGTGCTGGTCGACCCTTGCGAAGTGGTGATCACCCACGGTTGCGTCGATGCCCTGCAGATGAGCCTGCGGGTGCTTACGCGGCCGGGCGACCTGATCGCCACCGAGTCGCCGACCTACTACGGCCTGCTGCAACTGGCCGATCTGCTGGGCCTCAAGGTCATCGAGATCCCCAGCGACCCGACCACCGGGATCAGCGTGGAGGCATTGCAGCTGGCGGCCAGCCAGTGGCCGATCAAGGCGCTGGTGCTGACCGCGCGCCTGAGCAACCCCCTGGGCGGCACTATCCCCGAGGCCCGGCAGAAGCAGCTGCTGCGCCTGGCCAGCGATTTCGACATCCAGATCGTCGAGGACGATATCTACGGCGAGTTGATGTTCGAGCAGGGCCGTACCAAGGCGCTCAAGGCCGGCGATCTGGAAGGGCGCGTGGTGTATTGCTCGAGTTTCTCGAAAACCCTGTCGCCCGGTGTGCGCATCGGCTGGATCATCGCCGGCAAGTACCAGGACGAGGTGCAGCGCCTGCAGATGTTCACCACCCATTCGGCGTGCAGCGTCACCCAGATGGCCGTTGCCGCGTACCTGGAGAACGGCGGCTATGACCGCCATCTGCGGCATATCCGCCAGGAGTACCGCAAGAATCTCAGCGCCTTCCAGCTGGCGATCCAGCAGTATTTCCCCGAAGGCACGCAGATCACCCGGCCCAACGGGGGCTTCATCCTCTGGGTCAGCCTGCCGGCGCGGGTCAATACCAAGGACCTGCACATCAGCGCGCTGCAGCAGGGCATCAGCATCGCCCCGGGGCTGATCTTCAGCAACACCGAGCAGTTCAACCACTGCGTGCGCATCAACTGCGGCATTCCGTGGAACCGCGAGGCGGAGCGCGCGCTGATGACCCTGGGCATGCTGGCCACCCAATTGTGTCAGGAGGCGAGTTGA
- a CDS encoding vWA domain-containing protein, producing the protein MGSRSPFVSYSIAGSIVLSLAACSAGHNPSNDSAAKPAPTTESPPVGPAIVPAPMMTRMAAPAAREYAYRPPAEASRERYQRLAANPVQSVAEAPVSTFSIDVDTGSYANVRRFLSEGRLPPAEAVRLEELVNYFPYAYPLPTSSAPFGVGAELAVTPWNPQSRLLRIAIKASDRQVEQLPAANLVFLVDVSGSMDRPDGLPLVQSTLKLLVDQLRAEDRVSLVVYAGDSSVVLEPTAGSQKAQIRAAIEQLRAGGSTAGESGIQLAYRQAQKGYIEGGINRILLATDGDFNVGVSDFESLKALAADKRKSSISLTTLGFGTGNYNEQLMEQLADAGDGNYAYIDNLREARKVLVEQLSSTLATVARDVKVQVEFNPAQVSEYRLLGYENRALKREDFSNDKIDAGDIGAGHSVTALYEIVPVGNPGWLEPLRYRQVAQPPAGDSELAWLRIRYKTPEQNHSRLLETAVEAPASIAPITKASEDLRFAAAVAAFAQQLSGGPYTGHFDWAATAALARGSRGDDPFGLRNEFVQLVELAQSLQTADSRTSGAE; encoded by the coding sequence ATGGGCAGCCGTTCCCCATTCGTGTCGTACAGCATTGCCGGCAGCATCGTGCTGTCACTCGCCGCCTGCAGTGCCGGGCACAATCCCTCGAACGACTCGGCAGCCAAGCCGGCACCAACCACCGAATCGCCTCCTGTCGGGCCTGCTATCGTCCCGGCGCCGATGATGACGCGCATGGCCGCGCCGGCGGCGCGCGAGTACGCGTATAGGCCGCCGGCCGAAGCCAGCCGTGAGCGATACCAGCGCCTGGCTGCCAACCCGGTACAGTCGGTTGCCGAGGCGCCGGTGTCGACCTTCAGTATCGACGTCGACACCGGCAGCTACGCCAACGTGCGCCGCTTCCTGAGCGAAGGGCGCTTGCCGCCCGCCGAGGCCGTGCGTCTGGAGGAGCTGGTCAATTACTTCCCCTATGCCTATCCCTTGCCCACAAGCAGCGCGCCGTTCGGGGTCGGCGCCGAGCTGGCCGTCACGCCCTGGAACCCGCAGAGCCGCCTGCTGCGCATCGCCATCAAGGCGTCGGACAGGCAGGTCGAGCAATTGCCGGCCGCCAACCTGGTGTTTCTCGTCGACGTGTCCGGCTCCATGGATCGCCCCGATGGGCTGCCCCTGGTGCAGAGCACCCTGAAGCTGCTGGTCGATCAATTGCGGGCCGAGGACCGCGTGTCGCTGGTGGTTTACGCCGGTGATTCCAGCGTGGTGCTGGAACCCACCGCGGGTTCGCAGAAAGCGCAGATCCGCGCGGCTATCGAACAGCTGCGTGCGGGCGGCTCGACGGCAGGCGAGTCGGGCATTCAGCTGGCCTATCGGCAGGCGCAGAAGGGCTATATCGAGGGCGGCATCAATCGCATCCTGCTGGCCACCGATGGCGACTTCAATGTCGGCGTCAGTGACTTCGAGAGCCTCAAGGCGCTGGCTGCCGACAAGCGCAAGAGCAGTATCTCGCTGACCACCCTGGGCTTCGGTACCGGCAACTACAACGAGCAGCTGATGGAGCAGCTGGCCGACGCCGGTGACGGCAACTACGCCTATATCGACAACCTGCGTGAAGCGCGCAAGGTGCTGGTCGAGCAGCTCAGTTCGACCCTGGCCACGGTGGCGCGGGACGTGAAGGTCCAGGTGGAGTTCAACCCGGCCCAGGTCAGCGAATATCGCCTGCTCGGCTACGAGAATCGCGCCCTGAAACGCGAAGACTTCAGCAACGACAAGATCGATGCGGGGGATATCGGCGCCGGGCACAGCGTGACCGCGCTGTACGAAATCGTGCCGGTCGGCAACCCGGGTTGGCTGGAGCCGCTGCGCTATCGGCAAGTGGCGCAACCACCTGCGGGCGACAGCGAGCTGGCCTGGCTGCGCATCCGTTACAAGACGCCGGAGCAGAACCACAGTCGTCTGCTGGAGACTGCCGTCGAAGCACCGGCGTCCATCGCGCCAATCACCAAGGCCAGCGAGGACCTGCGTTTCGCCGCCGCCGTCGCCGCGTTCGCCCAGCAACTGAGCGGTGGCCCGTACACCGGCCATTTCGACTGGGCGGCCACCGCGGCGCTGGCACGGGGCAGCCGGGGCGATGATCCGTTCGGTCTGCGCAACGAGTTCGTGCAACTGGTGGAACTGGCGCAAAGCCTGCAAACTGCCGACTCCCGCACCTCTGGAGCCGAGTGA
- a CDS encoding RNA polymerase sigma factor: MTVQPPSAEPGDADLLRRYRAGDAAAFTQLYERHRLGLFRFLMGLCSDQAVAEEVFQETWMSLIRSESLQREAAVLFKTWLYQIARNRLIDHWRKHGKRQQREEAFDEQLHDQAMAEPDPERQLSLSQDRARIQAALADLPAEQREVFLLRAHGDLELHEIAELTRTPAETVKSRLRYALQKMRRLLSTAEEVAP; encoded by the coding sequence GTGACTGTCCAACCTCCCAGCGCCGAGCCCGGCGACGCCGACCTGTTGCGGCGCTACCGGGCCGGCGACGCTGCAGCCTTCACGCAACTCTATGAGCGCCATCGCCTGGGGCTGTTCCGCTTCCTCATGGGCTTGTGCAGCGATCAGGCGGTCGCCGAGGAGGTGTTCCAGGAGACCTGGATGAGCCTGATTCGCAGCGAGTCGTTGCAGCGAGAAGCCGCGGTGCTGTTCAAGACCTGGCTGTACCAGATAGCGCGCAATCGCCTGATCGACCACTGGCGCAAGCATGGCAAGCGTCAGCAGCGCGAAGAAGCGTTCGACGAGCAACTGCATGACCAGGCCATGGCCGAGCCGGATCCCGAGCGCCAGCTCAGCCTCAGCCAGGATCGGGCGCGCATCCAGGCGGCGCTTGCCGATTTGCCGGCCGAGCAGCGCGAGGTATTCCTGTTGCGTGCCCACGGCGATCTGGAGTTGCACGAGATTGCCGAGCTGACTCGCACGCCGGCAGAAACGGTAAAAAGCCGCCTGCGTTATGCGCTGCAGAAAATGCGCCGCCTGCTCAGCACGGCCGAAGAGGTAGCACCATGA
- a CDS encoding CPBP family intramembrane glutamic endopeptidase, whose translation MPFFPRLLLPCCPLLAGVLMGHIQPIGLLWALLFIALVLLPTRLPQELWSALVIIASVLLAAHLLQGFAPWVITQPQRISADAAPYLLRLSWDKLLVGCTLLAWWLGLPPRPRPRPAFVVPIFIVTLLAVPGLALLLGVVAWQPKWPELLGAWLAVNLVVAVLAEELLFRGLLQARLVSWLGMWPGILVTALLFGAVHIPFSPSFAMVAAVAGLGYGLVMQVSGRLSLAIALHGLVNLAHFTLLSYPLRIV comes from the coding sequence ATGCCCTTTTTCCCCCGCCTGTTACTGCCCTGCTGCCCGCTATTGGCGGGTGTGCTCATGGGTCATATCCAGCCCATCGGCCTGCTGTGGGCCCTGCTGTTCATTGCTCTGGTGCTACTGCCCACGCGCCTGCCCCAGGAGCTGTGGAGCGCGCTGGTGATAATCGCCAGCGTTCTGCTGGCAGCCCATCTGTTGCAGGGATTCGCACCCTGGGTCATCACGCAGCCACAGCGCATCAGCGCGGACGCCGCGCCTTACCTGCTGAGGCTGTCATGGGACAAGTTGCTGGTGGGCTGCACCCTACTCGCCTGGTGGCTGGGCTTGCCACCGAGGCCAAGGCCACGGCCCGCTTTCGTGGTGCCGATATTCATCGTCACCCTACTGGCGGTTCCGGGCCTTGCGCTGCTGCTGGGCGTGGTCGCCTGGCAACCGAAGTGGCCGGAGCTGCTCGGTGCCTGGCTGGCGGTCAACCTGGTCGTCGCGGTACTGGCCGAAGAATTGCTGTTTCGCGGTTTGCTGCAGGCGCGCCTGGTGAGCTGGTTAGGAATGTGGCCAGGAATACTGGTGACGGCGCTGCTGTTCGGCGCCGTGCATATCCCCTTCAGCCCGAGCTTTGCAATGGTGGCCGCGGTAGCGGGGTTGGGTTATGGCCTGGTCATGCAGGTCAGCGGCCGGTTGAGCCTGGCCATCGCCCTGCACGGGCTAGTCAATCTGGCGCATTTCACCTTGCTGAGCTACCCGCTGCGTATCGTCTAG
- a CDS encoding DUF2897 family protein, producing MPWYAWLILILAIGSIVGGLLMLRDSARKLPLSDEQLKRIHEREIEQNAKDAQDR from the coding sequence ATGCCCTGGTATGCCTGGTTGATCCTGATTCTGGCGATCGGCTCCATCGTCGGTGGCCTGCTGATGCTGCGAGACAGTGCCAGGAAGCTGCCGCTCAGCGACGAGCAACTAAAGCGCATCCACGAACGGGAAATCGAGCAGAACGCCAAGGACGCGCAAGATCGCTGA
- a CDS encoding class II 3-deoxy-7-phosphoheptulonate synthase, with protein sequence MSQPWSPDSWRSRPIQQQPQYPDAARLAQVEQTLASFPPLVFAGEARELRKQFAEVTQGRAFLLQGGDCAESFAEFSAAKIRDTFKVLLQMAIVMTFAAGCPVVKVGRMAGQFAKPRSANDETIDGVTLPAYRGDIVNGIGFDAASRAPDPQRLLQAYHQSTASLNLLRAFAQGGFADLHQVHGWNLDFIANSALAQKYHQLADRIDETLAFMRACGMDSAAQVRETSFFTAHEALLLNYEEAFVRRDSLTGDFYDCSAHMLWIGDRTRQVDGAHVEFLRGVGNPIGVKVGPSMTDEDLVRLIDILNPDNDPGRLNLIVRMGADKVEAGLPRLIRTVQREGRQVLWSSDPMHGNTIKASSGYKTRDFAQILAEVRQFFAVHHAEGSYAGGIHIEMTGQDVTECIGGAKPITEAGLSDRYHTHCDPRMNADQSLELAFMIAETLKQVRR encoded by the coding sequence ATGAGTCAGCCCTGGAGCCCCGACAGCTGGAGAAGCCGCCCCATCCAGCAACAACCTCAATACCCGGACGCCGCCAGGCTCGCCCAGGTCGAGCAGACCCTGGCGAGCTTCCCGCCCCTGGTATTCGCCGGCGAGGCGCGCGAGTTGCGCAAGCAGTTCGCCGAGGTCACCCAGGGCCGCGCCTTCCTGCTGCAGGGCGGCGACTGCGCCGAGAGTTTCGCCGAATTCAGCGCCGCGAAGATCCGCGACACCTTCAAGGTGCTGCTGCAGATGGCCATCGTCATGACCTTCGCGGCCGGCTGCCCGGTGGTGAAGGTCGGGCGCATGGCCGGTCAGTTCGCCAAGCCGCGCTCGGCCAATGACGAAACCATCGACGGGGTCACCCTGCCCGCCTACCGTGGCGATATCGTCAACGGCATCGGCTTCGATGCGGCCAGCCGCGCGCCGGACCCGCAGCGCCTGCTGCAGGCCTATCACCAGTCCACCGCCTCGCTGAACCTGTTGCGCGCCTTTGCCCAGGGCGGTTTCGCCGACCTGCACCAGGTGCACGGTTGGAACCTGGACTTCATCGCCAACTCGGCCCTGGCCCAGAAATACCACCAACTGGCCGACCGCATCGACGAGACCCTGGCCTTCATGCGCGCCTGCGGCATGGACAGCGCGGCCCAGGTGCGCGAGACCAGTTTCTTCACCGCCCACGAAGCCCTGCTGCTCAATTACGAGGAAGCCTTCGTGCGCCGCGACAGCCTGACCGGCGACTTCTACGACTGCTCGGCGCACATGCTGTGGATCGGCGACCGCACCCGCCAGGTGGACGGCGCCCATGTCGAATTCCTGCGCGGCGTCGGCAACCCGATCGGCGTCAAGGTCGGCCCGAGCATGACCGACGAGGACCTGGTCCGCCTGATCGACATCCTCAACCCGGACAACGACCCGGGCCGCCTCAACCTGATCGTGCGCATGGGTGCCGACAAGGTCGAGGCCGGCCTGCCGAGGCTGATCCGCACCGTGCAGCGCGAAGGCCGCCAGGTGCTGTGGAGCAGTGACCCGATGCACGGCAACACCATCAAGGCGTCGAGCGGCTACAAGACCCGGGATTTCGCGCAGATCCTCGCCGAGGTACGGCAGTTCTTCGCCGTGCACCACGCCGAGGGCAGCTATGCCGGCGGCATCCATATCGAGATGACCGGCCAGGACGTGACCGAATGCATCGGCGGCGCCAAACCGATCACCGAGGCCGGCCTGTCGGACCGTTATCACACCCATTGCGACCCGCGGATGAACGCCGACCAGTCCCTGGAACTGGCGTTCATGATCGCCGAGACGCTCAAGCAGGTGCGCCGCTGA
- a CDS encoding spermidine synthase → MPGLPPVEEMKDEVVLAEVHDAFGVIRVIEVGEYRFLEFGESIEQSCVFTADPSWLEYDYTRAMFVGALCHEAPESALFLGLGAGTLTQACLRFLPLDDVETIELRPDVPRLAMQYLGLEDDHRLTVRIGDAMQLLPSAETADLIFVDLYTDTGPGVGHLAWRFLDDCRAKLNPGGWLIINQWAGDDGKPLGAALLRGLYHRHYWECPVVEGNVVVLVPAELDQQFDREAVSRRAQALQAQLGYSLQPLIDAIRMAS, encoded by the coding sequence ATGCCTGGCTTGCCTCCGGTGGAGGAGATGAAGGACGAAGTGGTGCTGGCCGAGGTGCACGATGCCTTCGGGGTGATCCGTGTGATCGAGGTCGGCGAGTACCGGTTTCTCGAGTTCGGTGAGTCGATCGAGCAGAGCTGCGTGTTCACCGCCGACCCGAGCTGGCTGGAGTACGACTACACCCGCGCCATGTTCGTCGGTGCGCTGTGCCATGAGGCGCCGGAAAGCGCGCTGTTCCTGGGGCTGGGCGCCGGCACCCTGACCCAGGCCTGCCTGCGCTTTCTGCCCCTCGACGATGTCGAGACCATCGAACTGCGCCCCGACGTGCCGCGCCTGGCCATGCAGTACCTGGGGCTGGAAGACGATCACCGGCTGACGGTGCGCATCGGCGATGCCATGCAGCTGCTGCCCAGCGCGGAAACCGCGGACCTGATCTTCGTCGACCTGTATACCGACACCGGCCCCGGCGTCGGCCACCTGGCCTGGCGTTTTCTCGATGACTGCCGGGCCAAGCTCAACCCCGGCGGCTGGCTGATCATCAACCAGTGGGCCGGCGACGACGGCAAGCCATTGGGCGCCGCGCTGCTGCGCGGCCTCTATCACCGCCACTACTGGGAATGCCCGGTGGTGGAGGGCAACGTGGTGGTGCTGGTGCCGGCCGAGCTGGACCAGCAGTTCGACCGCGAGGCGGTGAGCCGGCGCGCCCAGGCGCTGCAGGCGCAGCTCGGCTATTCGCTACAGCCGCTGATCGACGCCATACGGATGGCGAGCTAG
- a CDS encoding ester cyclase — translation MSDQDLPTLYRAYIDCLNRQDWANLGQFVHHDVVHNGRRLGLDGYRAMLERDYQEIPDLQFNIRLLTCEESMIACRLDFHCTPKGRFLDVPVNGRKVAFSENVFYAFRDAKVAEVWSVVDKAAIEAQLTSRA, via the coding sequence ATGAGCGATCAAGATCTTCCCACCCTGTATCGCGCCTATATCGACTGCCTCAACCGGCAGGACTGGGCGAACCTCGGACAGTTCGTTCACCACGATGTGGTGCATAACGGGCGGCGCCTGGGGCTCGATGGCTACCGCGCGATGCTCGAGCGTGACTACCAGGAAATACCCGATCTGCAGTTCAACATCCGCCTGTTGACCTGCGAGGAATCGATGATCGCCTGCCGCCTGGATTTTCACTGCACCCCGAAAGGCCGTTTTCTCGATGTGCCCGTCAATGGCCGCAAGGTGGCCTTCAGCGAGAACGTGTTCTATGCCTTTCGTGACGCCAAGGTCGCAGAAGTCTGGTCGGTCGTCGACAAGGCGGCGATCGAAGCGCAGCTCACCAGCAGAGCCTGA
- the pabB gene encoding aminodeoxychorismate synthase component I, with the protein MPTCLVHPLPYQADPAVYFQPVRQAPGAVLLDAGRPVATRGRYDLLSAWPLAQLAPGQGESGAAFFARLREQLAALGPAEMPPGAELPFAGGLLGYLAYDFGRRIEALPEQARDDLDFGDAVFGLYAWALISDHQARTSQLVFHPALPAAEQARLLALFEHRGEAPEQAAFALLAPFQANIEQQRYGEAIDRIQAYIASGDCYQVNYAQRFQSRYQGDPWQAYGALRAACPTPFAGYLTLPGGGALLSLSPERFIRVSGGQVETRPIKGTQPRGRDAQEDASNAQALLASAKDRAENLMIVDLLRNDLGRSCRIGSVRVPELFALESYPNVHHLVSAVTGELAADKDALGLLLGAFPGGSITGAPKIRAMQIIDELEPTRRGPYCGSLLYLDVRGEMDSSIAIRSLLAKDGVISCWGGGGIVADSAWQAEYQESVTKVQVLLSTLERFSRVC; encoded by the coding sequence ATGCCCACCTGTCTTGTCCATCCGCTGCCCTATCAGGCCGACCCCGCCGTCTATTTCCAGCCCGTGCGCCAGGCGCCGGGCGCGGTGTTGCTGGATGCCGGTCGGCCGGTGGCAACCCGTGGGCGCTATGATCTGCTCAGCGCCTGGCCGCTGGCCCAGTTGGCGCCAGGGCAGGGGGAGTCGGGCGCTGCGTTCTTCGCGCGGCTGCGCGAGCAGCTCGCAGCACTAGGGCCCGCCGAAATGCCGCCAGGTGCCGAACTGCCGTTCGCCGGCGGCCTGCTCGGTTACCTGGCCTACGATTTCGGCCGTCGTATCGAAGCGCTGCCTGAGCAGGCCCGGGACGATCTGGATTTTGGCGACGCGGTGTTCGGCCTGTATGCCTGGGCGCTGATCAGCGACCACCAGGCGCGTACCAGCCAGCTGGTGTTCCATCCCGCCTTGCCAGCGGCCGAGCAGGCGCGCCTGCTGGCGTTATTCGAGCATCGGGGTGAGGCCCCGGAGCAGGCCGCCTTCGCGCTGCTGGCGCCGTTTCAGGCGAATATCGAGCAGCAGCGCTACGGCGAGGCCATCGACCGGATTCAGGCCTATATCGCCTCCGGTGACTGCTATCAGGTCAACTATGCGCAGCGCTTCCAGTCCCGCTATCAGGGCGATCCCTGGCAGGCCTATGGCGCATTGCGGGCTGCCTGCCCAACGCCGTTCGCCGGCTACCTGACCCTGCCCGGTGGCGGCGCCTTGCTGAGCCTGTCGCCGGAGCGTTTCATCCGGGTCAGTGGAGGGCAGGTGGAAACGCGGCCGATCAAGGGCACCCAGCCCCGCGGCCGTGACGCGCAGGAAGATGCCAGCAACGCCCAGGCGCTACTCGCCAGCGCCAAGGATCGCGCCGAGAACCTGATGATCGTCGATCTGCTGCGCAACGACCTGGGGCGCAGCTGCCGTATCGGCTCGGTGCGCGTGCCCGAGCTGTTCGCCCTGGAGAGCTACCCCAACGTGCACCACCTGGTCAGCGCGGTGACCGGGGAGCTGGCCGCTGACAAGGATGCCCTGGGCCTGCTGCTGGGCGCCTTTCCGGGGGGTTCCATCACCGGTGCGCCGAAGATCCGCGCGATGCAGATCATCGACGAGCTCGAGCCGACGCGCCGTGGCCCTTATTGCGGCTCGCTGCTGTACCTGGACGTGCGCGGCGAGATGGACAGCTCCATCGCCATTCGCAGCCTGCTGGCCAAGGACGGCGTGATCAGTTGCTGGGGCGGTGGCGGTATCGTCGCCGACTCGGCCTGGCAGGCCGAGTATCAGGAATCGGTCACCAAGGTGCAGGTGCTGCTCAGTACCCTGGAGCGCTTCTCCAGGGTCTGTTGA
- a CDS encoding DODA-type extradiol aromatic ring-opening family dioxygenase → MQPSLFISHGSPMLALQPGASGPALTRLAAELQRPEAIVVVSAHWESEALQVMSNAQPQTWHDFGGFPAELYQVQYPAPGNPQLAEDIVQRLGAAGLAAQTDERRPFDHGSWVPLSLLYPDADIPVVQVSLPSRQGPALQLRVGEALAGLRERNLLLIGSGSITHNLGELDWRSTGDEAAPWALEFRDWMVDKLQRDDLQALLDYRRQAPHARRNHPSDEHLLPLFFARGAGGTFAIEHQGFTLGALGMDIYRFD, encoded by the coding sequence ATGCAGCCCAGCCTGTTCATTTCCCACGGTTCGCCCATGCTTGCCCTGCAACCCGGCGCCAGCGGCCCCGCCCTCACTCGCCTCGCTGCCGAGCTGCAACGCCCGGAGGCCATCGTGGTGGTGTCGGCCCATTGGGAAAGCGAGGCGTTGCAGGTGATGAGCAATGCGCAACCGCAAACCTGGCATGACTTCGGCGGCTTTCCTGCCGAGCTCTACCAGGTGCAGTACCCAGCGCCCGGCAACCCACAGCTGGCCGAGGACATCGTCCAGCGCCTGGGGGCGGCCGGCCTGGCCGCACAAACCGATGAGCGTCGCCCCTTCGATCATGGCAGCTGGGTGCCGCTGTCGCTGCTCTACCCTGACGCCGATATCCCGGTGGTGCAGGTGTCCCTGCCCAGCCGCCAGGGCCCGGCGCTGCAACTGCGCGTAGGCGAAGCGCTGGCCGGGCTGCGCGAGCGGAACCTGCTGCTGATCGGCTCGGGCAGCATCACCCACAACCTGGGGGAGCTGGACTGGCGCTCCACCGGCGACGAAGCGGCGCCCTGGGCCCTGGAATTTCGCGATTGGATGGTCGACAAGCTGCAACGGGACGACCTGCAAGCACTGCTCGACTACCGCCGCCAGGCCCCTCACGCGCGGCGCAACCATCCCAGTGACGAGCACCTGCTGCCGCTGTTCTTCGCCCGCGGCGCCGGCGGCACCTTTGCCATCGAGCACCAGGGCTTCACCCTGGGCGCCCTGGGCATGGACATCTACCGCTTCGATTAG